The following is a genomic window from Crossiella equi.
CGCGGCGCTGCACGAGTACGACGCGGTGACCTCGAAGCTGCCGCCGGTGACGGACTTCTCGGCGGGCAGCGGCTGGGGCGCGCTGGAACGCCACCGCCGGGCGGCCTCGGGTGAGCCCCTGCTGCCCGCGTCGACCCCGTTCGCCGAGCAGACCCTGGGCCCGGACCAGCAACCGTGGCTGGAACTGTTGCGCACCAAGACCTTCCCGGAGCACGACCCCGCCACACCACCGCCGTCCTACGCGGAACCGGCCGACTGGGCCGCCCGCCTCGCGGCGGCGCCCCAGCACTGGGCGACGGCCTACCACCGCGGCGTCCTGGCCCACAACACGGGCGCGCTGGACGAGGCCGCCGACCACTACCGCCAGTCCCTGGCCCTGGCCCCCTCGGCGTGGGCACTGCGCGCGCTGGCGCGGGTGTCCACCGAACAGGGCGACCCGGGCAAGGCCGCCCAGCTGCTGCGCGAGGCCCTCGCCCTGGCGCCCGGGGTGTGGCAGCTGGCGGCGGAGACGGTCTCGACCCTGCTCTCGGCGGGCTCGGCCCGGGAGGCGCTGGACGTGCTGGACGGCCTGACCGCGGCGGTCGCGGAGCGGGGACGGCTCCAGCTGCTGCGGGTGCAGGCCCACCTGGCGGCGGGAGAGCCCGAGGCCGCCGCGGCCTTGCTGCGGGCGGGGATCGAGGTGCCGGACCTGCGGGAGGGTGAGGTCAGCCTGGACCAGCTGTGGGCCACGGCCTGCCCGGAGGAGGACCTGCCCGCGCGGTACGACTTCCGCATGCACGAGTAGGGGCTGGTCGGGTTGTGGCGGTCCCGGCCCACCTCGTGGGGTGCGGCCCTGGACCGGCTGGAGGGCTGATCGCGACCCGGCGGCAGCTGCTGCACACCGTCCTGGGGGAGTGGGCGGACCACCTGTCCGCGGAGTGAACACCGCCGTTGCCCTGGACGTCCTCCGCCGGTTGGCCTGGATCGATACAAGATCCGGCGGGGTGGTGGGCCGGGACGCGGCGGCGGTGGAACCTGGGGCGGTCATCGCCTTCCGGAGAGAGGCCCCACCGATGTTCTTCACCGTGCGGCGACGGGTCGGCGCCGTTGTCCTGTTGAGCGTTCTCGCCCTGTTCGGGGGCGGGGTCCTGCCTGCCGGGGCCGAGGTCTCGCACCCCCGGCAGGAGTGGTTGCGGGCGGCCACCGCCGGGCTGTTCCTGCACTGGGGGATGCGCACCGCGCCCGGGTACACCAGTTGTGCCGAATGGGAGAAAGCGGTTACCAGCGGCGGGTGGTCCGCCGACTACTGGGTGGCCGAGGCGGAGAAGCTGCACGCCCGGTACCTCGTGCTGGCCTCCTTCCACAGTCGGCTCGGGTACGGGCGGGCCTGGCCGTCCGCGGTGCCCGGCAGCTGTGCCACCCGGCGGGACTTCGCCCGGGAGCTCCTGGACGCCGCCGGGAAGCGCGGGGTGAAGGTCATCATGTACATGACCGACGACCCGCAGTGGCACCAGGAGGGGCGGCCCGGCGGGAGCTGGCTCGACTCGGCCGCGTACTCCCGGTACAAGGGGCGCCAGGTCGACCTCGGCACCCGGGACGGGTTCGGGGAGTTCAGCTACGACGCGATCGTGGAGGTCGCGCAGCGCTACCCCGACCTCGCCGGGTTCTGGATCGACAACGACAACGCCTACTGGGAGCGCACCGGGCTCTACGAGCGGATCCGGCGGGAGCGGCCGAACTTCCTGCTCAGCAACAACAACGAGGACACGCCGATCATGGACACCATCTCCAACGAGCAGAAGACCGGCATGTCCCCGGGCTATGACTACCCGCAGGCCGTGTACACCGCCGCGCCCCGGCTCGTCGAGGCGTGCTTCAAGCTGCCCTCCACCGGGGCCTGGTGGTACTCCGGGGCCGACTCCACTGTGGACTACCAGCTCACGCTCGGACGGCTGGTCACCAACATCGGCTCCGACGTCAAGGCGCTCATGGCCGAGACCGCCATGGTCAACGGCAGGTTCCCGTCGAGGCAGGCCGAGTTCAACAACTTCGCGAAGGGCTACCTCGACCGGATCGCGGAGTCGGTCACCGGGGTGCACGGCGGCGGCTACTCGCACGGGGGGCTCAAGCCCGGGTTCTGGAACGACGGGGCGCACGGGGTCACCACCGTGGCGAAAGCGGATGCCAACCGGCACTACGTGCACGTCCTGACCAAGCCGTCCGGGAACACCCTGCGGTTGCGGGACAACGCCTACCGGGTGCGGGCGGTGACCGAGCTGCGGACCGGGGCGCCGGTGAGGTTCACCCAGGCGGGCGGTTGGCTGACCTTGTCCGGGATCAACGCCTGGGACAGCTACGACACCGTGTTCAAGGTCGTCACCGACGGGCGGGCCGGGGTCCTGCCGAGGACGGCGGTCCGGGTGAGCGCCTCGGCGTCGGCGTCCGGGCACCCGGCCACGGCCCTCAACGACGGGGACCACGCCAGCTACTGGGACAGCGACAAGAACACGCCCGTGTCGCTGCGGTTCGACCTCGGGCAGGCCCGGCCGGTGCGCTACCTCGCCCTCAACCAGCGGGAGGACTCGGTCAGCTACGCCCGGTCCGCCACCGAGCAGTCCGCGCGGATCAAGGACTACCGCGTGTACGCCAGCCAGGACGGGGTGAGCTGGGGCTCGCCCATCGCCTCCGGGCAGCTGCCCAGCCAGCGCGGGGTGGCCGTGGTCGACCTGCCGGTCACCGCAGCCGCCCGCCACCTGCGGTTCGAGGTGGTCAACACCTGGGCCGCCGCCTCGGACAGCACCCGCTACCAGCGGCTGCGGGTGGAGGAGGCCTGGCTCGGCAGCTACTGAACGTGACCGGTTGTGACTGGCCAGTCGGCCGAGGCTGACTGGCCGAAAGTCCGAGCCACGCCCGCCGTCCGCCGGGGATCGTGGTTGACGTGGGGAAACGAACTCGCGACCTGCTGTTGCTGACCGGCTGCCTCGCCTGCATCGGGGCGGCCGGTCTGTACATCCGCGGCATCATGACCGACCTCAGCGGCCCTCCGGTGCGCTCCGGCCAGGCCGCCGTCGAACTCACCGGCAAGCGCGAGCAGAGCTCCGCCGAGATCCGGCTCACCGAGACGCTGCGCGTCGGCCCGGCGCAGAACGCGCAGGTCGTGCCCAGCGGCACCGTGCTCAAGGTCAAGGCCTCCCTGCTGCCCGAAGGCGACGGGCCGCTGCGCTGCACCCTGGCCGTGCAGGCCGGGCAGAACGAGACCCCGCGCGTGGAGGTCAGCTCCTGCGAGCTCACCACCAGCGCTCAGCGGCTCTGAGCCCAGCGGATCGGCAGGCGTTTCACCCCGTTCTGGAAGTTCGACCTCAGCCGGACGGGTGAACCGGCCAGCTCGACCTCCCCGAGCCGGGTGAACACCGCGCGGAACATGGCGCGCATCTGCACCCGGGCCAGGTGCGCGCCCAGGCAGAAGTGCGGGCCGTGCCCGAAGCCCAGGTGGTCGTTGGGGGTGCGGGCCGGGTCGAAGCGGTCCGGGTCGGCGAAGGCGCGCGGGTCGCGGTTGGCCGAGCTGAACCACACCACCACCTTGTCCCCGGCCCGGATCCGCACCCCGCCCAGCCCGGTGTCCTCGGTCGCGGTGCGGCGGAAGTGCATCACCGGCGTCCACCAGCGCAGCATCTCCTCCACCGCGGTCGGCAGCAGCTCCGGCGCGGCCAGCAGCCGCCGGTACTGCTCCGGGTTGGCCAGCAGCGCGAGCAGCCCGCCCGGGATGCCGTTGCGCAGCGTCTCGTTGCCCGCCACCGAGAACAGCCAGAACAGGTTCTCGAACTCCGCCAGGCTGACCTGCTCGCCCTGGCGCATCAGGTTGCTCATCACGTCCTCACCCGGGTGCCTGCGCTTGTACGCGCCCAGGTCGTGCGCGTAGGCGTACAGGTCGGGCATGCCGCCGCGGGAGCGCGGATCGGGTACCCGGCCGTCGGCGTCCGGTACCGGGCGCAGGCTCAGCGCCCGCTGGGCCAGCGCGCTCGACCCGGCGGCGTCGACCCGGGCGCTCACCGCGTACTCGCTGTCCTGGTAGCCGATCGCGCGGTTGCTCCAGTCGAACATCAGCCACCGGTCCTCGCGTGGCACCCCGAACACCTCGGCCAGGGTGAGCAGCGGCAGGTCGGCGGCCACCTCCTTGGCGAAGTCGCACTCGCCCCGCTCGGCCACCGCCGCGACCAGGTCCTCCGCCCAGCCGTTGATGCGCTGCTCCAGCCGGGTGATCACGCGTGGGGTGAAGGCCTTGGCCAGCAGACCGCGCAGCCTGCCGTGCTCGGGCGGGTCGAGGTTGAGCATCATCCGCCGCACGTACGCCAGGTCCTCGGGGGTGGCGGGGTCGCGGATCTGCGTGGCGCCGAGCTGGGAGGAGAACAGCGCCGGGGTGCGCAGCACGTGCTTGACCTCGGCGTGCCGCAGCACCGCCCAGAACCCGGGGCCCGCGGGCCAGGTGTCCACCGGCGGTTCGGGCACCCACACCACGGCGGCCTGCTCGCGCAGCGCGGCCAGCTCGGGGTACGGGACGCCGGTCAGGTACGTGTCCGGGTCGAAGATCACGTCAGTCGCGGTCGGCACAGGAGGATTCTTACCGCTGCGCCCTTGATCGGGCAGGATCTGCGGTATGGCAGACACCCCGCTCCTGCTCCTGCTGCACGGACTCGGCGCCACCGGTGCGGTCTGGGACGCCGTCGTGGCGGACTGGCCCGGCGAGCACCTGGCCCCGGACCTGCCCGGACACGGCCAGGCCGCCCCGCTGGCGCACTACTCCTTCGGCACGCTCGCCGCGGCCGTGGCCGCCCAGGTGCCCGCGGACCGGGACGTGGTCGTGGTCGGGCACTCGCTCGGCGGGGTGCTCGCGCTGACCCTGGCGTCCGGGTGGTTCCGGGTGCGGGTGCGCGCCGCGGTCGGGTTGGGCATCAAGGTGCGCTGGACCGAGGAGGAGCTGGCCAAGACTGCGGAGCTGGCCACGCGGCCCGCGCGGGTGTTCGCCACCGAGGAGGAGGCCGTGGACCGGCACCTCAAGGTCAGCGGCCTCGCCGGGCTGGTCGCGGCGGACTCGGCGGCCGCGCGCACCGGGGTGGTGGCCGTGGACGGCGGCTGGGGGCTGGCGCTGGACGCGGGGGCGTTCGCGGTCGGGGCGCCGGACGTGCCCGGGCTGCTGGCGGTGGCGAAGTGCCCGGTCACGCTCGCCACGGGGGAGCAGGACCCGATCAGCCCGGTGGCGCACCTGCGGGAGCTGGTGGCCGAGCCCGTGGTGATCCCGGGGGCCGGGCACAACCCGCACGTACAGGCGCCCGGGGCGGTGCTGGAGTTGCTGGGGTGACCGAGGTGTGGCGGCTGGTCCGCCGCGAGGAGCTGCTCGGCGAGGTGGTGGTCGAGGAGAGGGACTTCCCGTGGCTGCGGGGCAGGTTCCTGGCACAACCGGGGTTCGCGGAGGTCAAACCGCTCTTCGACGAGGAGCTGGCGCTGCTGGAGGCGGACGTGGCCGAGGGGTGGGACGAGGCCTACAGTCTGGTCGAGGCCGCGGTGCGGCTGGTGGCCCCGAACGGCGGGCGACCTGAGTTCCTCCTGCACATCGAGGGCGAACGAGCGTGGTTCCGCTGGCGCGACTCGGACTGAATTGGTTTGGTGTCCAGCGGTCCGGGCGGGGATGATGTGAGGCATGGCTGATGACCTGCGGGTGAACGCCGCGCTGGTCATCCCCGGCGCGGAGCTGAGCGAACGCTTCTCCCGGTCCTCCGGACCCGGTGGGCAAGGGGTGAACACGGCGGACAGCCGGGTCGAGCTCTCCTACGACCTGGCGGGTTCGCGCGCGCTGTCCGAGCACCTTCGGCAGCGGGCGGTCGGGCGGTTGGCGCCGCGGCTGGTCGACGGAGTGCTGACCATCGCCGCGTCGGAGTACCGGACGCAGCTCGCCAACCGCAAGGCCGCCCGGGAGCGGTTGGCCAGTCTGCTGCGGGATGCCGTGCTGCCACCCGCGCCGCCCCGGCGCAAGACCAAGCCCAGTCGGGGGGCCCAGCAGCGGCGGCTGACCGAGAAGAAGCAGCGGTCGGAGATCAAGAAGACGCGGCGGTCCACCGGGGACTGACCTGGCGCGGGTTTCGGCATGAGGTGTACGCATGCTGGTCGGCACCTCGGACCGGGTGGCCACGGACCCGCGGGTCTCGCTGACCGACCGCCGCAACCTCCGGTGTACCTGCCGCATGCCCGTCGAGGGGCTGAACCGCATCATCGGCGTCTCGCCGGAAGGCGGTGGCCTGGCTCTGTCCTCGCGATGTCCGCCGGAGGACAGGAAGCCGCGGCGAGTGCGCTGAACGGGTGAGGGGTGGGCGCCGGTGCGGCGCCCACCCCTCGACGATCGTCGCCGGGTCCGGTCAGATCCGGCTCTTGCGCCCGGTCACCTTGTTGTAGACGACCAGCACGATCACCGCGCCGATGACGGACCCGATCCAGCCCGCGGGCTGGAAACCGCGGAAACCGACGGTGAGCAGCCCGAACAGGAAGCCGCCGACCACCGAGCCGACCACGCCCAGCACGATCGTGCGCAGCACGCCGATGTCGTCCTTACCGGGCACCAGCGCCCGGGCGATGAATCCGGCCACGAGCCCGAACACGATCCAGCCCAGGATTGTCCACAGCATTGCTTCACCTCAGTATCGGTAGGGGGACCCGCCCCAGCTTAGGATCGGGCCCCGCCACACGCTGCCCGACACGGCGTCCCGGGGGCCGGGGGAGCCCCGCCGTCCTCCGACCGGGGGAAGGCGGACCCGGCACCGGGTGTTCCTGTGTGGACGGTGTGCCAGGAGGCCACCTCGGCCAGCGGGGCGGACACCGAGTGGTTGAGCAGGTCGGCCACCGCGTGGATGGCCCGCAGCGTCGGCACCTCGGCACCGGCCAGCCGCCGCTCGATGGAGATCTCCGGGTGGGAGCCGAGCCGCCGGGCGTCGCGGTGGCGGCAGATCGCGGCCATCGCGGACCGGGTCAGCGCGGAGATCGGGTTGAACGCGATGTTGACCATGAGCTTGAGCCAGACGTCCTTGCGGAGGTCGGGCTCCACCGGGCACTCCAGGCCGCCCGCCACCACCGCGGCCAGCTGGCGGCCGCGCGCGATGGGATGAACCTGCGCTCCGGCGCGGTGCAGGGCGGCCCCCACGTACGCGCCGATGGCGCCGGCACCAAGAACAGCGATTCGCACAGCACTCTCCTGTTCTTGTGCCGACAACCCATTCAGCATACAGTATGGAGTAACCCGGTCAGCGGGAGTGCGCGGCGCCGTCCGCGTGGGTGAGGAGGCGTTGCGGTGCCTGCTGGTTCTCCGTACCCGCCCCCGCCGATGCGTGTCGTCGCCACCGCGGGCGGAGCCGGTCACGGCAAGTCGACGCTGGTGCGCGCACTCACCGGCCGGGACAGGTGGGCGAAGCTGCCGTCCGGACACGTGCTGGCCCTGCTGGACAACTCCGGCGAGGGGATCGTGCCCGGGCTGGCCACCGCGGTCCGCACGGGGCTGCTGCTCCGCCTGGCCGACGGCGTCTACTTGGCCCCGGATGCGGTGGAACGGGCGGAAAGCGTGTTGCGCGCGCTCCCGCAGCCGTTCACCGTGGCCGCGGCCCGCACCGCGCTGCGCACCTCGCGCCGGGTCGCGGTACCGCTGCTGGAACTCATGGACACCCGGGGCATCACGGCCAGGCTGCCCGACAGCCGGCGCCGGATTCGCCCGGAACACGACTGACGAA
Proteins encoded in this region:
- a CDS encoding discoidin domain-containing protein; translation: MFFTVRRRVGAVVLLSVLALFGGGVLPAGAEVSHPRQEWLRAATAGLFLHWGMRTAPGYTSCAEWEKAVTSGGWSADYWVAEAEKLHARYLVLASFHSRLGYGRAWPSAVPGSCATRRDFARELLDAAGKRGVKVIMYMTDDPQWHQEGRPGGSWLDSAAYSRYKGRQVDLGTRDGFGEFSYDAIVEVAQRYPDLAGFWIDNDNAYWERTGLYERIRRERPNFLLSNNNEDTPIMDTISNEQKTGMSPGYDYPQAVYTAAPRLVEACFKLPSTGAWWYSGADSTVDYQLTLGRLVTNIGSDVKALMAETAMVNGRFPSRQAEFNNFAKGYLDRIAESVTGVHGGGYSHGGLKPGFWNDGAHGVTTVAKADANRHYVHVLTKPSGNTLRLRDNAYRVRAVTELRTGAPVRFTQAGGWLTLSGINAWDSYDTVFKVVTDGRAGVLPRTAVRVSASASASGHPATALNDGDHASYWDSDKNTPVSLRFDLGQARPVRYLALNQREDSVSYARSATEQSARIKDYRVYASQDGVSWGSPIASGQLPSQRGVAVVDLPVTAAARHLRFEVVNTWAAASDSTRYQRLRVEEAWLGSY
- a CDS encoding cytochrome P450, which translates into the protein MIFDPDTYLTGVPYPELAALREQAAVVWVPEPPVDTWPAGPGFWAVLRHAEVKHVLRTPALFSSQLGATQIRDPATPEDLAYVRRMMLNLDPPEHGRLRGLLAKAFTPRVITRLEQRINGWAEDLVAAVAERGECDFAKEVAADLPLLTLAEVFGVPREDRWLMFDWSNRAIGYQDSEYAVSARVDAAGSSALAQRALSLRPVPDADGRVPDPRSRGGMPDLYAYAHDLGAYKRRHPGEDVMSNLMRQGEQVSLAEFENLFWLFSVAGNETLRNGIPGGLLALLANPEQYRRLLAAPELLPTAVEEMLRWWTPVMHFRRTATEDTGLGGVRIRAGDKVVVWFSSANRDPRAFADPDRFDPARTPNDHLGFGHGPHFCLGAHLARVQMRAMFRAVFTRLGEVELAGSPVRLRSNFQNGVKRLPIRWAQSR
- a CDS encoding alpha/beta fold hydrolase; this encodes MADTPLLLLLHGLGATGAVWDAVVADWPGEHLAPDLPGHGQAAPLAHYSFGTLAAAVAAQVPADRDVVVVGHSLGGVLALTLASGWFRVRVRAAVGLGIKVRWTEEELAKTAELATRPARVFATEEEAVDRHLKVSGLAGLVAADSAAARTGVVAVDGGWGLALDAGAFAVGAPDVPGLLAVAKCPVTLATGEQDPISPVAHLRELVAEPVVIPGAGHNPHVQAPGAVLELLG
- the arfB gene encoding alternative ribosome rescue aminoacyl-tRNA hydrolase ArfB, with product MADDLRVNAALVIPGAELSERFSRSSGPGGQGVNTADSRVELSYDLAGSRALSEHLRQRAVGRLAPRLVDGVLTIAASEYRTQLANRKAARERLASLLRDAVLPPAPPRRKTKPSRGAQQRRLTEKKQRSEIKKTRRSTGD
- a CDS encoding GlsB/YeaQ/YmgE family stress response membrane protein; the protein is MLWTILGWIVFGLVAGFIARALVPGKDDIGVLRTIVLGVVGSVVGGFLFGLLTVGFRGFQPAGWIGSVIGAVIVLVVYNKVTGRKSRI
- a CDS encoding 2-dehydropantoate 2-reductase N-terminal domain-containing protein, whose translation is MRIAVLGAGAIGAYVGAALHRAGAQVHPIARGRQLAAVVAGGLECPVEPDLRKDVWLKLMVNIAFNPISALTRSAMAAICRHRDARRLGSHPEISIERRLAGAEVPTLRAIHAVADLLNHSVSAPLAEVASWHTVHTGTPGAGSAFPRSEDGGAPPAPGTPCRAACGGARS
- a CDS encoding SelB domain-containing protein; translation: MPAGSPYPPPPMRVVATAGGAGHGKSTLVRALTGRDRWAKLPSGHVLALLDNSGEGIVPGLATAVRTGLLLRLADGVYLAPDAVERAESVLRALPQPFTVAAARTALRTSRRVAVPLLELMDTRGITARLPDSRRRIRPEHD